One region of Marivirga arenosa genomic DNA includes:
- a CDS encoding NfeD family protein — protein sequence MKRSTLILLFCSFVTFSSLADTLSLKNEVFIMEIKDQIDARTKRYVDLALAEAKSRNSSHIIIEMNTYGGALYDADEIRSALLNLEIPVYVFIDNNAASAGALISIACDSIYMAPGGSIGAATVVNQTGEAAPDKYQSYMRSIMRSTAEASGRNPQIAEAMVDENIEIDSISPAGEVITFSTSEAIKYDFCEGEFNSTDALLNHLNLNDYQIYRFEVSNTEAIISFFINPFISGILILIIIGGIYFELQTPGVGFPIIASIIALVLYLIPYYLNGLAENWEILAFIIGLILIAVEVFVIPGFGIFGILGLIITLGSLVFMMLNNENFDFQFVPAENITRALLTTLTGLLGSIVLMFIGGIRLTNSKFFKKIALQGVQSKTEGYSSRFIQSGLIDKEGTVFSVLRPSGKVDIEGELYDAYTRGEYLEQGEKIIVIEESGTSLKVKKAEN from the coding sequence ATGAAAAGATCAACCTTAATTCTACTTTTTTGTTCTTTTGTTACTTTTTCATCTTTGGCTGATACCTTATCTCTTAAAAATGAAGTTTTCATTATGGAGATTAAAGATCAAATAGATGCTAGAACAAAACGCTATGTTGATCTTGCCCTAGCGGAAGCAAAGAGCCGAAACTCTAGTCATATTATAATTGAAATGAACACCTATGGAGGTGCCTTGTATGATGCTGATGAGATTCGATCTGCTTTGCTAAATTTAGAAATTCCTGTTTATGTTTTTATTGATAATAATGCCGCTTCAGCTGGAGCATTAATCTCAATAGCCTGTGATAGCATTTATATGGCGCCAGGTGGTAGTATAGGAGCTGCAACTGTAGTAAATCAAACTGGAGAAGCTGCTCCTGACAAATACCAATCCTATATGCGGTCTATCATGAGATCGACAGCAGAAGCGTCTGGAAGAAATCCTCAGATTGCAGAAGCAATGGTGGATGAAAATATTGAAATTGACAGTATAAGCCCAGCAGGAGAAGTCATCACATTTTCAACTTCTGAAGCGATAAAATATGATTTTTGTGAAGGGGAATTTAATTCGACAGATGCATTATTAAATCATTTAAATTTAAACGATTACCAAATATATAGATTTGAAGTAAGCAACACGGAAGCTATTATTTCATTTTTTATAAACCCTTTTATTAGTGGGATTTTAATCTTAATCATAATAGGCGGCATTTACTTTGAGCTTCAAACTCCTGGTGTTGGTTTTCCAATCATAGCCTCCATTATTGCTTTGGTTTTATATCTCATTCCTTATTATTTAAATGGATTAGCAGAGAATTGGGAAATTCTAGCATTCATCATTGGCCTAATCCTAATTGCAGTAGAAGTATTTGTAATACCAGGATTTGGTATTTTTGGAATTCTAGGTTTAATCATCACGCTAGGTTCATTAGTGTTTATGATGTTAAATAATGAAAATTTCGACTTCCAATTTGTTCCTGCTGAAAATATAACCAGAGCATTGCTTACCACCTTAACAGGATTGCTGGGCAGTATTGTGCTGATGTTTATCGGAGGAATAAGATTAACAAATAGTAAGTTTTTTAAAAAAATTGCGTTACAAGGAGTACAGTCTAAAACAGAAGGTTATTCTTCAAGGTTTATCCAGTCTGGGCTTATTGATAAAGAAGGTACCGTATTTTCCGTTCTAAGACCAAGTGGAAAGGTAGATATTGAGGGTGAATTATACGATGCATACACTAGAGGAGAATATCTAGAACAAGGAGAAAAAATAATTGTGATTGAAGAAAGTGGGACTAGTTTGAAAGTTAAAAAAGCAGAAAATTAA
- the kdsB gene encoding 3-deoxy-manno-octulosonate cytidylyltransferase: MDIIGIIPARYASTRFPGKPLADIGGKTMIQRVIEQCKKSEVLKKVIVATDDERIFNHVKELGHDVYMTSADHKNGTERCHEALKLEGGSYDFVINIQGDEPFIEPEQIKLLASILDRKTEIATLIKCIDHLDDLQNPNIIKALKADSGLALYFSRSPIPHMRNIPTEDWMKSHQHYKHIGMYAYRVDILARLVTLSPTPLEIAESLEQLRWIENGYRIKTAITPIETIGIDTPEDLEKAMKEMPL; encoded by the coding sequence ATGGATATAATTGGAATTATTCCTGCAAGGTATGCTTCCACCCGTTTCCCTGGAAAGCCGCTTGCCGATATTGGTGGAAAAACCATGATTCAACGTGTAATTGAGCAATGCAAAAAAAGTGAAGTCCTCAAAAAAGTAATAGTTGCTACTGACGATGAAAGAATTTTCAATCATGTAAAAGAGCTAGGTCATGATGTATACATGACAAGTGCTGATCACAAAAATGGAACTGAAAGATGCCATGAAGCCTTAAAATTAGAAGGCGGCAGTTACGACTTCGTGATTAATATACAAGGTGATGAACCCTTCATTGAACCAGAGCAAATAAAGTTATTAGCCTCTATTCTCGATAGAAAAACTGAAATTGCGACTTTAATAAAATGTATAGATCATTTAGATGATCTTCAAAACCCTAATATCATAAAAGCTTTAAAAGCTGATAGCGGGTTAGCCCTTTATTTTTCGCGTTCACCAATTCCACATATGCGGAATATTCCAACTGAAGACTGGATGAAAAGTCATCAGCATTATAAACATATTGGGATGTATGCCTACAGAGTAGATATCCTAGCAAGATTGGTAACCTTATCCCCTACTCCATTAGAAATAGCTGAATCTTTAGAGCAATTACGCTGGATAGAAAATGGCTACAGAATTAAAACTGCCATTACTCCAATTGAAACCATTGGAATTGATACGCCTGAGGATTTAGAAAAAGCTATGAAAGAGATGCCGTTATGA
- a CDS encoding nitroreductase family protein: MKEKLIKGHSHIKINYERLDSSDLIKKSQNYYELMNKRRSIREFSDQSIPKEVIENIVKTASTAPSGAHKQPWTFCIISNSDIKKKIRDAAEKEEYESYKNRMSDQWLKDLEPIGTDWEKPFLETVPYIIVVFKKIYDEEEGQKKTNYYVNESVGIACGFLISAIHNAGLATLTHTPSPMNFLSEILERPKNERPYLLLPVGYPADECYVPKLDRKPLEKIAKFF, from the coding sequence ATGAAAGAAAAGTTAATCAAGGGACATTCTCATATAAAAATTAATTATGAAAGGCTTGATAGTTCTGATCTTATAAAGAAAAGTCAGAATTATTATGAGCTGATGAACAAAAGAAGGTCAATCCGTGAATTTTCAGATCAAAGTATTCCAAAAGAGGTAATTGAAAATATTGTTAAAACTGCTTCAACTGCGCCTTCTGGTGCTCATAAGCAACCCTGGACATTTTGTATCATTTCTAATTCAGATATAAAGAAAAAAATTAGGGATGCTGCTGAAAAGGAGGAATATGAAAGCTACAAAAATAGAATGAGTGACCAATGGCTGAAAGACCTAGAGCCAATTGGTACCGATTGGGAAAAGCCATTTTTAGAAACCGTGCCCTACATAATAGTAGTTTTCAAAAAGATTTATGATGAGGAAGAAGGGCAAAAGAAAACCAATTATTACGTCAATGAATCTGTAGGAATTGCTTGTGGTTTTCTAATATCAGCCATTCATAATGCGGGACTGGCTACTCTTACTCATACACCAAGCCCTATGAATTTTCTTTCTGAAATCTTAGAAAGACCCAAAAATGAAAGGCCTTATTTATTATTACCAGTTGGGTATCCGGCAGATGAATGTTACGTACCAAAATTAGATCGTAAGCCCTTAGAGAAAATCGCTAAATTTTTCTAA